The Anguilla rostrata isolate EN2019 chromosome 18, ASM1855537v3, whole genome shotgun sequence genome has a window encoding:
- the LOC135244424 gene encoding glycine N-acyltransferase-like protein 3 produces MKILNKAELQQAEKVLQSHLPKSFKVYGYLFGMNRNKPHTLEVVVDSWPDFKTIICRPHPKDEHTLFDNNQVSFFTSDEKILKKMLTEYKVLDWNKYFKIGGFDIRHATMLKDVVTTEGVTFRQLSPVHLLALQDSNLLPQLTVNSDMEARISSLNESHVSLVNKTWKFGGDEKGFQLIKYLISHFPTCCITDEEGCPVSWVFLYDYCAMGLLYTAPEHRGRGYAKILISTMATRLHAQGYPVYCFIEEENQLSYRLFKKLGFTEDPSYRAAWYEFNY; encoded by the exons ATGAAGATTTTAAATAAGGCTGAATTACAGCAAGCGGAAAAGGTTCTACAGTCACACTTACCAAAAAGCTTCAAG GTGTATGGATATCTGTTTGGTATGAATAGAAACAAACCACATACACTGGAGGTTGTTGTGGACTCCTGGCctgattttaaaacaattatttgtcgACCACACCCAAAG GATGAACACACCCTGTTTGACAATAATCAAGTGAGTTTCTTCACCTCTGATGAAAAGATTCTTAAGAAAATGTTGACAGAATACAAGGTCTTAGACTGGAATAAATACTTCAAAATTGggg GGTTTGACATTCGTCATGCCACCATGTTGAAGGATGTCGTCACCACAGAAGGCGTTACATTCAGACAGTTATCTCCAGTTCATCTCCTTGCATTACAAGACTCAAATCTCCTTCCTCAACTGACAGTGAACAG TGATATGGAGGCCAGGATCTCCTCTCTGAATGAATCCCATGTCAGTTTGGTGAATAAAACCTGGAAATTTGGTGGTGATGAAAAAGGTTTCCAGCTAATTAAATATCTCATAAGCCACTTCCCCACCTGTTGCATCACTGATGAAGAAGGCTGTCCAGTTTCCTGGGTGTTTCTATATGATTACTGTGCCATGGGGCTATTGTACACAGCCCCAGagcacagggggaggggctatgcCAAGATCCTGATAagcaccatggcaacaaggCTCCATGCCCAAGGTTACCCTGTGTACTGCTTCATTGAGGAGGAGAACCAGCTGTCCTACAGGCTCTTTAAAAAACTGGGTTTCACTGAAGACCCCTCCTACAGGGCCGCCTGGTATGAGTTCAACTACTAA
- the cst3 gene encoding cystatin C (amyloid angiopathy and cerebral hemorrhage): MSANWKITVPLLALFLAAASVSVGGAQLVGGNSKADLNAQPVKDALQFAVVQVNLKSNALFVSKVTRIIKAQQQLVAGMLYTFTVEMARTSCRKGGEEENCAVHEDPAIAKPSECTFQVWSRPWLNEMVLKKNTCTA; the protein is encoded by the exons ATGTCAGCGAATTGGAAGATTACGGTTCCGCTTCTCGCCTTGTTCTTGGCGGCGGCAAGTGTGTCGGTCGGAGGCGCTCAATTGGTCGGAGGCAATTCTAAAGCCGACCTGAATGCACAGCCAGTCAAAGACGCCTTGCAGTTTGCTGTCGTCCAGGTCAACCTCAAGAGCAATGCTTTGTTCGTCAGCAAAGTGACAAGAATAATCAAGGCTCAACAACAG TTGGTTGCCGGAATGCTGTACACTTTCACGGTGGAGATGGCCAGGACGTCCtgcagaaaggggggggaggaggagaactgTGCCGTGCACGAGGACCCAGCGATCGCAAAA CCCAGCGAATGTACTTTCCAAGTGTGGAGCAGACCCTGGCTTAATGAAATGGTGCTGAAGAAAAACACCTGCACGGCTTAA